The following DNA comes from Noviherbaspirillum sp. L7-7A.
AGGGCAAGGGCTGGCTGGCGGTGCAGACCGCCGATGGCGCGGAAGCCTATACCCGCCATGGCAGCCTGAAGCTGTCCGAGAACGGCCAGCTGCTCACCCAGCGCGGCGACGCGGTGCTGGGCGATGCCGGCCCGATCAGCATCCCGCCCGATACCCGCATCGCCATCGCCAAGGACGGCACCATCACCGGCATGGCGGCCAACCAGCCGCCCACCGTGCTGGGCCGCATCAAGCTGGTCAACCCGGCGGAAAACAACCTGACGCGCGGCAGCGACGGGCTGTTCCGCACCAGGGATGGCAGCGCGGCCGATGCCGATGCGGCAGTCAACATCATCGGCGGCGCGCTGGAAGGCAGCAATGTCAATACCGTCGATGCCATGGTCAACATGATCAGCCTGGCCCGCCAGTTCGAAATGCAAATGAACCTGATGAAGAACGCCGAGAGTAACGAGACAAAAGCCAGTCAACTCCTCGCTTTGAATTAAGGGTTTCTGCAAGACAATAAAGACTAGCCCACAAGAAGCGGCCACGCCGCGACGGAGTTAGTCATGATTCGATCCCTCTGGATAGCCAAGACCGGCCTGGATGCCCAGCAGACGCAGATGGACACCATCGCCAACAACCTGGCCAATGTCAGCACCAGCGGCTTCAAGCGCTCGCGTGCCGTATTCGAAGACCTGCTGTACCAGAACCTGCGCCAGCCCGGCGCCCAGACCTCGCAGCAGACCCAGCTGCCGTCGGGCCTCCAGGTCGGCACCGGCGTGCGCACCGTCGCCAC
Coding sequences within:
- the flgF gene encoding flagellar basal-body rod protein FlgF, coding for MDRLIYTAMTGAKHILEQQANNSNNLANATTTGFRAQVDAFRAVPVVGNELPTRAFVVDATVATDFSPGPIQQTARELDVAVQGKGWLAVQTADGAEAYTRHGSLKLSENGQLLTQRGDAVLGDAGPISIPPDTRIAIAKDGTITGMAANQPPTVLGRIKLVNPAENNLTRGSDGLFRTRDGSAADADAAVNIIGGALEGSNVNTVDAMVNMISLARQFEMQMNLMKNAESNETKASQLLALN